In Cygnus atratus isolate AKBS03 ecotype Queensland, Australia chromosome 5, CAtr_DNAZoo_HiC_assembly, whole genome shotgun sequence, a single window of DNA contains:
- the INSM2 gene encoding insulinoma-associated protein 2, with protein MPRGFLVKRSRRPGGSYRGDEEEGAAAAAACPASPAATWSPGGGGPLRAPAEGAGAWGAAGPCSAAGPRAAFFERCLSSPASAESFPLAASFPPAEKLLLQPRTPLPAPPPPAPQPPPPGPALKRPSRAKAPGKKAKATRKLSFADEVTTSPVLGLRIKEEGPEGRPGPGPPPSGGRTPLGEFICQLCKEHYADPLALAQHRCSRIVRVEYRCPECHKIFSCPANLASHRRWHKPRPGPSADGSAAAAAAPPGKENSPERRPRGPSAALPPPPPPLPRQHRGGADSAGGAPASAPGAPGPGPGPVGEAFACPCCQKRFRRQAYLRKHLGTHGAARPAAFGPPERGQLAFACHLCGARFPSADIRDKHRLWHAVREELLLPPPPPPPAAGQPEGGGAAAAGGGERQGFPCKHCPATFFSAPGLARHATKCHPPEGRQVLLLQVPVRPGC; from the exons atGCCGCGCGGCTTCCTCGTCAAGCGCAGCCGGCGCCCCGGCGGTTCCTACCGG ggcgacGAGGAGGagggcgccgccgccgccgccgcctgccccgcGTCCCCCGCGGCGACGTggagccccggcggcgggggcccgCTGCGAGCCCCGGCGGAGGGAGCGGGCGcctggggggcggcggggccgtgcagcgcggcggggccgcgggcggcGTTCTTCGAGCGGTGCCTCAGCTCCCCGGCGTCCGCCGAGTCCTTCCCGCTGGCCGCCTCCTTCCCGCCGGCcgagaagctgctgctgcagccccgcacgccgctgcccgccccgccgccgcccgccccgcagccgccgccgccgggcccggcgCTGAAGCGGCCGTCGAGGGCCAAGGCGCCCGGCAAGAAGGCGAAGGCCACGCGGAAGCTGAGCTTCGCCGACGAGGTGACCACCTCGCCCGTGCTGGGGCTGCGCATCAAGGAGGAGGGCCCcgaggggcggccggggccggggccgccgccgtcGGGGGGGCGCACGCCGCTGGGCGAGTTCATCTGCCAGCTGTGCAAGGAGCACTACGCCGACCCGCTGGCGCTGGCCCAGCACCGCTGCTCCCGCATCGTGCGCGTCGAGTACCGCTGCCCCGAGTGCCACAAGATCTTCAGCTGCCCCGCCAACCTGGCCTCGCACCGCCGCTGGCACaagccgcggcccggccccagcGCCGACGGctctgccgccgccgccgccgccccgccgggcaAGGAGAACAGCCCCgagcggcggccccgcggcccctccGCCGCTCtcccgccgcctccgccgccgcttCCCCGTCAGCACCGCGGCGGCGCGGACAGCGCCGGCGGAGCCCCGGCCTCTGCCCccggcgcccccggccccggccccggccccgtcgGGGAGGCGTTcgcctgcccctgctgccagAAGCGCTTCCGACGGCAGGCCTACCTCCGCAAGCACCTGGGCACCCACGGCGCGGCGCGGCCAGCCGCCTTCGGGCCGCCGGAGCGCGGGCAGCTCGCCTTCGCCTGCCACCTCTGCGGCGCCCGCTTCCCCTCGGCGGACATCAGGGACAAGCACCGGCTGTGGCACGCCGTgcgggaggagctgctgctgccgccgccgccgccgcctccagCCGCCGGGCAGCCcgagggcggcggggcggcggcggcggggggcggcgagCGGCAGGGCTTCCCCTGCAAGCACTGCCCCGCCACCTTCTTCAGCGCGCCGGGGCTGGCGCGGCACGCCACCAAGTGCCACCCGCCCGAGGGCAGGCAggtcctgctgctccaggtGCCCGTCCGGCCGGGCTGCTag